A genomic region of Pseudomonas sp. RSB 5.4 contains the following coding sequences:
- a CDS encoding amidohydrolase family protein produces MTRLQNILIKNPVAVMTGLRGPRARAGAVDIRVVNGRIAEMAADLEPQPGERVIDARNSVVYPGWINTHHHLFQNLLKAVPEGLNQDLQGWLASVPYPRLNRFTPQLARIAARLGMVELLLSGVTTCADHHYLYHAHGSTETGDLLFDLADEFGLRFVLCRGGALESASAHPGFSKTALQPESLEQMVGDIERLKSLYHQDTPDALRRVVVAPTTPTFSLPPTLLRELAHTARGLGLRLHTHLSETQNYVNFCRDKYNCLPVEFVAEHEWLGPDVWFAHAVHLQPGEIRMLAQTGTGVSHCPVSNARLGSGVAPVPQMYEAGVPISLGVDGVASNESGSMVGETNTAWLIHRAEQGASATTAEDVIHWGTAGGAQVLGLGAVGTLEVGQAADLVIYSLDHPRFFGFHDRAVAPVVAGEPITVKYSLVGGRIVVDNGVIPGLDIERMRAEAWEGVQAMMNIDD; encoded by the coding sequence ATGACTCGACTTCAAAACATCCTGATCAAAAACCCGGTCGCGGTGATGACCGGCCTGCGCGGCCCGCGTGCCCGGGCCGGCGCAGTGGACATTCGTGTGGTCAACGGACGCATCGCCGAAATGGCCGCCGACCTCGAGCCACAACCCGGTGAGCGGGTGATCGACGCGCGCAATTCGGTGGTCTATCCAGGCTGGATCAACACCCACCATCACCTGTTCCAGAACCTGCTCAAAGCCGTGCCCGAAGGCTTGAATCAGGATCTGCAAGGCTGGCTGGCGAGCGTGCCCTATCCACGATTGAACCGCTTTACCCCGCAACTGGCGCGGATCGCCGCCCGTCTGGGCATGGTCGAGTTGCTCCTGTCTGGGGTGACGACGTGCGCCGATCACCACTACCTCTACCACGCCCATGGCAGCACCGAGACCGGGGATTTGCTGTTCGATCTGGCGGACGAATTCGGCCTGCGCTTTGTGTTGTGTCGCGGTGGCGCACTGGAGTCCGCCAGCGCCCACCCGGGCTTCTCGAAAACCGCGCTGCAACCGGAAAGCCTCGAACAAATGGTCGGCGACATCGAACGGCTGAAATCGCTGTATCACCAGGACACCCCGGACGCCCTGCGCCGGGTGGTCGTCGCCCCCACCACGCCAACCTTTTCGCTGCCGCCGACCCTGCTGCGCGAACTGGCGCACACCGCGCGCGGCCTCGGTTTGCGTCTGCACACGCATTTGTCGGAAACGCAGAACTACGTGAATTTCTGCCGCGACAAGTACAACTGCCTGCCGGTGGAATTCGTCGCCGAACACGAATGGCTCGGCCCGGACGTCTGGTTTGCCCATGCCGTGCACCTGCAACCCGGCGAAATCCGCATGCTCGCCCAGACCGGCACCGGCGTCTCGCACTGCCCGGTGAGTAATGCTCGCCTCGGCAGCGGCGTCGCGCCAGTGCCGCAAATGTACGAGGCCGGCGTGCCGATCTCCCTCGGCGTCGACGGCGTGGCGTCCAACGAATCCGGGAGCATGGTCGGCGAAACCAACACCGCGTGGCTGATCCACCGCGCCGAACAGGGCGCCTCGGCCACCACCGCCGAAGACGTGATCCACTGGGGCACGGCGGGCGGTGCGCAGGTATTGGGATTGGGCGCGGTCGGTACGCTGGAGGTCGGGCAAGCGGCGGATCTGGTGATCTACAGCCTTGATCACCCACGCTTCTTCGGCTTCCACGATCGCGCGGTTGCCCCAGTGGTGGCCGGTGAACCGATCACGGTGAAATACAGCCTGGTGGGCGGCCGGATCGTGGTCGATAACGGCGTGATTCCGGGACTGGATATCGAACGGATGCGCGCCGAGGCGTGGGAAGGAGTGCAGGCGATGATGAATATCGACGATTGA
- a CDS encoding DHH family protein: MKIITSGASYLDIDAYACCIAYAELLNLQGSPARAVSSAKPNSSVSPTVLSWGAAFQRYTPQANDEFVLVDVSDYHHFDPLVVLDQVVEVIDHHPGYEPYWAERLGSAADILPIGAAATLVFQRWQAAGLLPRISEQSAKLLATAILDNTLNLTGQMTSEADIEAYEALMQRANLPANWPEQYFLECQAAIEADLQTALAADLKRFKPDSNLPQVCAQMTVWDADALLHKHRNEIGGWMVGQGDDWLLNVISIRDGKSCLLAEPLLSQQKLDRLLPLQWQAGMAVVKPSMLRKELLKLGLNLNPV, encoded by the coding sequence ATGAAAATCATCACCTCCGGCGCGTCCTATCTGGACATCGACGCCTACGCCTGTTGCATCGCCTACGCAGAATTGCTCAACCTGCAAGGCAGTCCCGCCCGCGCGGTCAGCAGCGCAAAACCCAACAGCAGCGTGTCGCCGACCGTTCTGAGTTGGGGCGCTGCTTTTCAGCGTTACACGCCGCAAGCAAACGACGAATTCGTGTTGGTCGATGTGTCCGACTATCACCACTTCGACCCGCTGGTGGTGCTCGACCAAGTGGTCGAGGTCATCGATCATCATCCCGGTTACGAGCCGTACTGGGCAGAGCGACTGGGTTCCGCCGCCGACATCCTCCCGATTGGTGCAGCGGCGACGCTGGTTTTTCAGCGTTGGCAAGCTGCTGGTCTGCTCCCGCGAATCAGCGAGCAAAGCGCGAAATTGCTGGCCACGGCAATCCTCGATAACACGCTTAACCTCACCGGGCAGATGACCTCTGAGGCGGATATTGAGGCTTATGAGGCATTAATGCAGCGGGCGAATCTGCCGGCAAACTGGCCCGAGCAGTATTTCCTCGAATGTCAGGCCGCCATCGAAGCAGACCTGCAGACCGCGTTGGCGGCGGATCTGAAACGCTTCAAACCGGACAGCAATCTGCCCCAGGTCTGCGCACAGATGACGGTGTGGGACGCCGATGCGTTGCTTCACAAACATCGCAACGAGATCGGCGGCTGGATGGTCGGGCAGGGCGATGACTGGTTGCTGAACGTCATCAGCATCCGTGACGGCAAGAGTTGTTTGCTGGCTGAGCCGCTGCTCAGCCAGCAGAAGCTGGATCGGTTGTTGCCGCTGCAGTGGCAGGCGGGCATGGCTGTTGTGAAACCGTCGATGCTGCGCAAGGAACTGCTGAAACTGGGGTTGAACCTCAACCCGGTCTGA
- a CDS encoding Zn-dependent hydrolase codes for MNAAVDVLQSTHQHINRDRLWASLMELAKLGATVKGGVCRLALTDLDRQARDLFVQWCKDAGCSVTVDEVGNIFARRPGRNPNLPPVMTGSHIDTQPTGGKFDGCFGVLAGVEVLRTLNDLGVETEAPLEVVVWTNEEGSRFAPCMMGSGVFAEKFTLEETLAKVDADGVTVGEALNAIGYAGQRKVSGHKVGAYFEAHIEQGPILEDEQKTIGVVLGALGQKWFDLKLRGVEAHAGPTPMHLRKDALVGASVIVGAVNRAALGHQPHACGTVGCLQAYPGSRNVIPGEVRMTLDFRHLQPERLDSMIAEVKQVIDTTCEEHGLTYELTPTADFPPLYFEKGCVEAVRGAAQGLGLSHMDIVSGAGHDAIFLAELGPAGMIFVPCEGGISHNEIENAAPDDLAAGCAVLLRAMLAASAMVAAGKAAA; via the coding sequence ATGAACGCAGCCGTAGACGTTCTGCAATCCACCCATCAGCACATCAACCGCGACCGCCTCTGGGCCTCGCTCATGGAACTGGCCAAGCTCGGTGCCACGGTCAAGGGCGGGGTCTGTCGCCTGGCCCTGACCGACCTCGACCGCCAGGCCCGCGACCTGTTTGTGCAGTGGTGCAAGGACGCCGGGTGCAGCGTCACGGTCGATGAAGTCGGCAACATCTTCGCCCGCCGCCCCGGCCGCAATCCAAACCTGCCGCCAGTAATGACCGGCAGCCACATCGACACCCAGCCTACCGGCGGCAAGTTCGACGGCTGCTTCGGCGTGCTCGCCGGCGTCGAAGTGCTGCGCACTCTCAATGACCTCGGCGTGGAGACCGAAGCACCGCTGGAAGTGGTGGTCTGGACCAACGAAGAAGGCTCGCGCTTCGCCCCGTGCATGATGGGCTCCGGGGTGTTCGCGGAAAAATTCACCCTCGAAGAAACCCTGGCCAAGGTCGATGCCGATGGCGTCACCGTCGGCGAAGCCCTGAACGCCATCGGCTATGCCGGACAACGCAAAGTCAGCGGGCACAAGGTGGGTGCCTATTTCGAAGCACACATCGAGCAAGGCCCGATCCTCGAAGACGAGCAGAAAACCATCGGCGTGGTACTCGGCGCCCTCGGGCAAAAATGGTTCGACCTGAAACTGCGCGGCGTCGAAGCCCACGCCGGGCCAACCCCGATGCACCTGCGCAAGGACGCCCTGGTCGGCGCTTCGGTGATCGTCGGCGCGGTCAACCGCGCGGCCCTCGGCCACCAACCCCATGCGTGCGGCACCGTCGGTTGCCTGCAAGCCTATCCCGGCTCGCGCAACGTCATCCCCGGCGAAGTGCGCATGACCCTCGACTTCCGGCATCTGCAACCGGAGCGGCTGGACTCAATGATCGCCGAGGTCAAGCAAGTCATCGATACCACCTGCGAAGAACACGGCCTGACCTACGAACTGACCCCGACCGCCGACTTCCCGCCGCTGTACTTCGAAAAAGGCTGCGTCGAAGCCGTGCGCGGTGCGGCGCAAGGCCTGGGCCTGTCACACATGGACATCGTCAGTGGCGCGGGACACGACGCAATCTTCCTCGCCGAACTCGGCCCGGCGGGAATGATCTTCGTACCGTGCGAGGGCGGGATCAGCCACAACGAAATCGAGAATGCCGCGCCGGATGATCTGGCGGCCGGGTGCGCGGTGTTGCTGCGGGCGATGCTCGCGGCTTCGGCGATGGTGGCCGCTGGTAAAGCCGCGGCCTGA
- a CDS encoding amidohydrolase family protein translates to MIIDTHLHPTNLVDEAWRHTGEPFTGERMLKLMDGPYMINGKPRRIDMGFIQPPPGNTGYRDGNRRGREGVRDYMSYVAELCVKYPDRFIGNFNFNPRWGPENGAAELEFHIKEYGFKMLKLHANMHGYRPDRALDWLRPAMKVCAKYNIVVLIHTGDGPYTIPTMFYPIIREFPMVNFIIGHFGIQTGGNYSFEAFWMAMDTPNVYCESGWCFQSRIVEFAKELPRNKIVFGTDSPPNEPGMWLRELEVLCSPAPQGLGIDEDHLEDYLGNNIARLCGIEPTPPPKDLVEADIRLTTTYL, encoded by the coding sequence ATGATCATCGACACCCATCTGCACCCCACCAACCTGGTCGACGAGGCCTGGCGCCACACCGGCGAACCGTTCACCGGCGAGCGCATGCTCAAACTGATGGACGGCCCGTACATGATCAACGGCAAACCGCGCCGCATCGACATGGGTTTCATCCAGCCGCCACCGGGCAACACCGGTTATCGCGACGGTAACCGCCGTGGCCGCGAGGGCGTGCGTGACTACATGTCGTACGTCGCCGAACTCTGTGTGAAGTACCCGGATCGCTTCATCGGCAACTTCAACTTCAACCCGCGCTGGGGACCGGAAAACGGTGCGGCGGAGCTGGAATTCCACATCAAGGAATACGGCTTCAAGATGCTCAAGCTGCACGCCAACATGCACGGCTATCGCCCGGACCGGGCGCTGGACTGGTTGCGTCCGGCGATGAAAGTCTGCGCCAAGTACAACATCGTGGTGCTGATCCATACGGGCGATGGCCCGTACACCATTCCGACGATGTTTTACCCGATCATCCGCGAGTTCCCGATGGTCAATTTCATCATCGGCCACTTCGGTATCCAGACCGGCGGCAACTACTCGTTCGAGGCGTTCTGGATGGCGATGGACACGCCGAACGTGTACTGCGAATCCGGCTGGTGCTTCCAGTCGCGGATCGTCGAATTCGCCAAGGAACTGCCGCGCAACAAGATCGTATTCGGCACCGACTCGCCGCCGAACGAACCGGGCATGTGGCTAAGGGAGCTTGAGGTGCTGTGCTCACCGGCACCGCAAGGGCTGGGCATCGATGAGGATCATCTGGAGGACTACCTGGGCAACAACATCGCCCGGTTGTGCGGGATCGAGCCGACGCCACCGCCCAAAGACCTGGTTGAGGCCGACATACGCCTGACCACCACGTACCTCTGA
- a CDS encoding UbiD family decarboxylase, which produces MTRSTLGDTQDFHVFIDAYRREYPDDVLTITQALSADQDVTALVDALAAQGRDPLLICENVGGLKVPVATNLFASRTRIARLFGVTPAQLHETFQSRANQPIAPRYVATGPVLDEVFEGEAVDLALLPMLKHFDSDRGPYITNAIIIAEDPLTGIANMSYHRSMRHARQSLATSLHSRGHLWRMLQTARERGEELRVAMVVGAHPLFMLAAAARLPYGSDERAVAGGLFGAPLELVKTPRYGIGVPAYAEFVLEGAIDPAAYAEEGPFGEFSGYSSDRSTNNVLRVDTLLRRKDAWLVDVMGGRYAEHLTLARLPREAEMSEKLKARFPAVTAVHYPNSGTHFHCYVALDQSRDGEARQIMLALLGWDPYLKSVIAVDSDIDITDDSQVLWALATHFQPHLDIFVIDGLPGSPLDPSSSVNGTTSRMGLDATRGSGFDGIKAQLDQDVLERARQLLKGLAS; this is translated from the coding sequence ATGACCCGTTCGACGCTCGGCGACACGCAGGATTTTCACGTTTTCATCGACGCCTATCGCCGTGAGTACCCGGACGATGTGCTGACCATCACCCAAGCGCTTTCTGCCGATCAGGACGTCACTGCCCTGGTCGATGCCCTCGCCGCACAGGGCCGCGATCCGTTACTGATCTGCGAAAACGTCGGCGGCCTCAAGGTGCCGGTGGCGACCAATCTGTTCGCCTCCCGCACCCGTATTGCCCGGTTGTTCGGTGTCACCCCGGCGCAATTGCACGAAACCTTCCAGAGCCGCGCCAACCAGCCCATCGCCCCGCGCTACGTGGCAACCGGCCCGGTGCTTGATGAAGTGTTCGAAGGCGAAGCCGTGGATCTGGCGCTGCTGCCGATGCTCAAGCACTTCGACAGCGACCGCGGCCCGTACATCACCAACGCGATCATCATCGCCGAGGACCCGCTGACCGGCATCGCCAACATGAGTTACCACCGCTCGATGCGCCACGCCCGCCAGTCCTTGGCGACCAGCCTGCACTCGCGCGGACACCTGTGGCGGATGCTGCAGACCGCCCGTGAACGCGGCGAAGAATTGCGCGTGGCAATGGTGGTCGGCGCGCACCCGCTGTTCATGCTCGCGGCGGCGGCGCGTTTGCCCTACGGCAGCGATGAACGCGCCGTCGCCGGCGGCTTGTTCGGTGCACCGCTGGAACTGGTCAAGACCCCGCGCTACGGCATCGGTGTACCGGCATACGCGGAGTTCGTCCTCGAAGGCGCCATCGACCCGGCGGCCTACGCCGAAGAAGGCCCGTTCGGCGAGTTCAGCGGTTATTCCTCGGATCGTTCGACCAACAACGTGTTGCGCGTCGATACCCTGTTGCGGCGCAAGGACGCCTGGCTGGTAGACGTGATGGGCGGCCGTTACGCCGAACACCTGACCCTCGCCCGGCTACCGCGCGAAGCGGAGATGAGCGAAAAACTCAAGGCGCGCTTCCCCGCCGTCACCGCCGTGCATTACCCGAATTCCGGCACGCACTTTCATTGCTACGTGGCGCTGGATCAGAGCCGCGACGGCGAAGCGCGGCAGATCATGCTGGCCCTGCTCGGCTGGGACCCGTATCTGAAAAGCGTGATCGCGGTGGACAGCGATATCGACATCACTGACGACAGCCAGGTGTTGTGGGCGCTGGCCACGCATTTCCAGCCGCATCTGGATATTTTCGTGATCGACGGCTTGCCCGGCAGCCCGCTGGATCCGTCGTCCTCGGTCAACGGCACCACTTCGCGCATGGGCCTGGACGCCACCCGTGGCTCGGGCTTCGACGGGATCAAGGCGCAGCTCGATCAGGACGTGCTCGAACGTGCCAGGCAACTGCTCAAAGGGCTGGCATCGTGA
- a CDS encoding amidohydrolase family protein: MIIDISCYPTDLVDLAWRHDGDPFTGERLLEMMDGPYMVNGKPRRIDKAFIQPPQGNTIYTWTDGELSGRESIDAYMAYTLKMVQTYPDRFIGCFVYNPRCGVENGVEAIERYVKEHGFKMVQMQANMHAYRPDRALDWVRPCFEKCAELGIPVKLHTGDGPYSIPSEWVPMIKEFPNVNFIMAHFGVQTGGVYVFEPMQWAMELPNVYCESGWCLQSRIVEFAKVLPTHKILFGTDTPPNEPGMWLRLLEVLCHEPPQGLNLDEDTLEEYLGNNTARMIGLEPTAPPRSVSEAEAQLKRPVTTQLARS, translated from the coding sequence ATGATCATCGATATCAGTTGCTATCCCACGGATCTCGTGGACCTCGCCTGGAGGCATGACGGTGACCCGTTCACCGGCGAGCGTCTGCTGGAGATGATGGATGGCCCGTACATGGTCAACGGCAAACCTCGCCGTATCGACAAAGCCTTCATCCAGCCGCCGCAGGGCAACACCATTTACACCTGGACCGACGGCGAACTCTCGGGCCGTGAATCCATCGACGCCTACATGGCCTACACCCTGAAAATGGTGCAGACCTACCCCGATCGTTTCATCGGCTGCTTCGTCTACAACCCGCGCTGCGGCGTGGAAAACGGCGTCGAGGCGATCGAGCGCTACGTCAAGGAACACGGCTTCAAGATGGTGCAGATGCAGGCCAACATGCACGCCTACCGGCCTGATCGTGCACTGGACTGGGTGCGCCCGTGCTTCGAGAAATGCGCCGAACTGGGCATCCCGGTCAAGCTGCACACCGGTGACGGGCCGTACAGCATCCCGTCGGAATGGGTGCCGATGATCAAGGAATTCCCCAACGTGAATTTCATCATGGCCCACTTCGGCGTGCAGACCGGCGGGGTCTACGTGTTCGAACCGATGCAATGGGCGATGGAACTGCCCAACGTCTACTGCGAATCCGGCTGGTGCCTGCAATCGCGGATCGTCGAGTTCGCCAAGGTCCTGCCGACGCACAAGATCCTCTTCGGCACCGACACCCCGCCGAACGAACCGGGCATGTGGCTGCGCCTGCTCGAAGTGTTGTGCCACGAGCCGCCGCAGGGCCTCAACCTCGACGAAGACACCCTCGAGGAGTACCTGGGCAACAACACCGCGCGGATGATCGGCCTCGAACCAACCGCACCGCCGCGTTCCGTTTCCGAAGCAGAGGCGCAACTCAAGCGCCCCGTCACCACGCAACTGGCCAGGAGCTGA
- a CDS encoding nucleobase:cation symporter-2 family protein — MSSATPSSTVHPVDRVLPVRQMLTLGLQHMAVSYIGAIAVPLIVASALKMSHADTVVLISTTLFCSGIATLLQTVGFWKFGVRLPILQGVAFSSVGPVIAIGSNPDVGFAGVCGAVIGAGIFTMLMAPFVGRLRRFFPPVVTGCIVTVIGLQLFPIAYEWVGGGRNASNFGAPAFLAVAVVVLLTILLVNRYGSPLLRNMAVLVGMLVGAGLAYGLGMGNFHSVEEAPWLTVPYPFYFGLPTFSLIPIATMVVVMIVQMVESMGLFVAIGDIVDKPVEDKQVINGLRANGLASTIAGMFAAFPFIAFMENVGLVILTGVRSRWVVAVSGLLMCSIALVPKAGAIIASMPTAALGGAGIAMFGVVAAAGIQTLAKVDYERNRFNVLIVGFTIAAALVPVLAPTLFKQMPEWSQPFLHSSVVIACLVSVLLNAALNGVSVPETTPGKSASHIL, encoded by the coding sequence ATGTCGTCAGCCACTCCTTCCTCCACCGTGCACCCCGTCGACCGCGTTCTGCCGGTGCGACAGATGCTCACCCTCGGCCTGCAACACATGGCCGTCTCGTACATCGGCGCCATCGCCGTGCCGTTGATTGTCGCCAGTGCCCTGAAAATGTCCCACGCCGATACCGTGGTGCTGATCAGCACCACGCTGTTCTGCTCCGGCATCGCCACCCTTTTGCAAACCGTTGGCTTCTGGAAATTCGGCGTGCGTCTGCCGATTCTGCAAGGCGTGGCGTTCAGCAGCGTCGGCCCGGTGATTGCCATCGGCAGCAACCCCGACGTGGGGTTTGCCGGGGTCTGTGGGGCGGTGATCGGTGCCGGGATCTTCACCATGCTGATGGCGCCGTTCGTGGGCCGATTGCGGCGGTTTTTCCCGCCGGTGGTCACCGGCTGCATCGTCACGGTGATTGGTTTGCAGCTGTTCCCGATCGCCTATGAATGGGTCGGTGGCGGACGCAACGCGAGCAACTTCGGCGCCCCGGCATTTCTCGCGGTGGCGGTGGTGGTGCTGCTGACCATTCTGCTGGTCAATCGCTATGGCAGTCCGCTGCTGCGCAACATGGCGGTGCTGGTGGGGATGCTGGTCGGCGCCGGTCTGGCTTACGGTCTGGGCATGGGCAATTTCCACAGCGTCGAAGAGGCGCCGTGGCTGACCGTGCCCTACCCGTTCTACTTCGGTTTGCCGACTTTCAGCCTGATCCCCATCGCGACCATGGTGGTGGTGATGATCGTGCAGATGGTCGAGTCGATGGGGCTGTTCGTGGCCATCGGCGACATCGTCGACAAACCGGTGGAAGACAAGCAGGTAATCAACGGCCTGCGCGCCAATGGCCTGGCCAGCACCATCGCCGGGATGTTCGCCGCATTCCCGTTCATCGCCTTCATGGAAAACGTCGGCCTGGTGATCCTGACCGGTGTGCGCAGCCGCTGGGTGGTCGCCGTCAGTGGCCTGCTGATGTGTTCGATTGCGCTGGTGCCCAAGGCCGGGGCGATCATCGCTTCGATGCCGACCGCGGCGTTGGGCGGCGCCGGCATTGCGATGTTCGGCGTGGTCGCGGCGGCGGGCATCCAGACCCTGGCCAAGGTCGATTACGAGCGCAATCGCTTCAACGTGCTGATCGTCGGTTTCACCATCGCCGCCGCGCTGGTACCGGTGCTCGCGCCCACCCTGTTCAAACAAATGCCCGAGTGGTCACAGCCGTTCCTGCACAGCAGCGTGGTCATCGCCTGCCTGGTGTCGGTGCTGCTCAACGCGGCGCTCAACGGCGTCAGCGTGCCAGAAACCACACCCGGCAAATCCGCCTCGCACATTCTCTGA
- a CDS encoding GTP-binding protein, whose protein sequence is MNTPFNAPTPNTKIPVTILTGFLGAGKTTLLNYILKENHGRKIAVIENEFGEVGIDGDLVLSSETEEIYEMVNGCVCCTAEVREDLVRIVRELVARPVRLDHILIETSGLADPYPVAQSFFINDPIAEEVELDAIVTMVDAKHIAQHLEDLQLDGVDNQAVDQIVCADRIVINKVDLVSSDEVEILRGKIRGLNATADLVTSTHAQIDLTKILGIGAFECTQKLMEIGAEPEHHDHAHHDHAEPDHEHDPSVSSVGIAVDGAVDLMAFHRWISELRSSQADNLYRMKGVLAVANEDQRYVLQGVHSLVEFRASTAWGTEPRSSKIVFIGRDLDRAALNQGFAACLAG, encoded by the coding sequence ATGAACACCCCCTTCAACGCCCCAACCCCCAATACCAAAATCCCCGTGACCATCCTCACCGGCTTCCTCGGTGCCGGCAAAACCACCCTGCTCAACTACATCCTCAAGGAAAACCACGGGCGCAAGATTGCCGTGATCGAAAACGAGTTCGGCGAGGTCGGGATCGATGGCGATCTGGTGCTCAGCTCCGAGACCGAAGAAATCTACGAGATGGTCAACGGCTGCGTGTGCTGCACCGCCGAGGTTCGTGAGGATCTGGTGCGCATCGTCCGCGAGCTGGTGGCGCGCCCGGTGCGTCTCGATCACATCCTGATCGAGACCAGCGGTCTGGCCGATCCGTACCCGGTGGCGCAGAGCTTTTTCATCAATGACCCGATTGCCGAGGAAGTCGAACTCGATGCGATCGTGACCATGGTCGACGCCAAGCACATCGCCCAGCACCTGGAGGATCTGCAACTGGACGGCGTTGATAATCAGGCGGTGGATCAGATCGTCTGCGCCGATCGCATCGTCATCAACAAGGTTGATCTGGTCAGCAGCGACGAGGTGGAAATCCTGCGCGGCAAGATCCGGGGTTTGAACGCCACCGCAGATCTGGTGACCTCCACTCATGCGCAGATCGACCTGACGAAAATCCTCGGCATCGGCGCGTTCGAGTGCACGCAGAAGCTCATGGAAATCGGCGCCGAGCCCGAGCATCACGACCACGCACACCACGATCATGCAGAACCCGACCACGAACACGACCCGAGCGTGTCATCGGTGGGCATCGCCGTGGACGGCGCGGTCGACTTGATGGCGTTCCATCGCTGGATCAGCGAGCTGCGCTCGTCCCAGGCCGACAACCTCTATCGCATGAAAGGCGTGCTCGCCGTGGCCAACGAGGACCAGCGCTACGTGCTGCAAGGCGTGCACAGCCTGGTGGAGTTCCGCGCCTCCACCGCATGGGGCACGGAGCCACGTTCGAGCAAGATCGTGTTCATCGGCCGCGACCTGGACCGCGCGGCGCTGAATCAGGGCTTTGCCGCCTGCCTGGCAGGCTGA
- a CDS encoding UbiX family flavin prenyltransferase has protein sequence MNRQRLVVGISGASGFIYGVRLLQLLAELDIESHLIISRAALLTMAHETDYKLAEVTALASQYHRADDVAAGIASGSFRCLGMVVAPCSMRTLAEIATGTSSGLIGRAADVTLKERRTLVLMARETPLTLAHLRNMTAVTEMGGIIAPPVPAFYARPESLAQMVDHSLGRVLDLFGLDAGVATRWKEHQEPNVEMNTCGEGIYPRPTAQQSQNL, from the coding sequence GTGAACCGCCAGCGGCTGGTGGTGGGCATCAGCGGCGCATCCGGCTTTATCTACGGCGTGCGCCTGCTGCAATTGCTCGCCGAACTGGACATCGAAAGCCACCTGATCATAAGCCGCGCCGCGCTGCTGACCATGGCCCATGAAACCGACTACAAACTGGCCGAGGTCACCGCACTCGCCAGCCAGTACCACCGCGCCGATGATGTCGCCGCCGGGATCGCCAGTGGCTCGTTTCGCTGCCTGGGCATGGTGGTCGCGCCGTGTTCGATGCGCACGCTGGCGGAGATCGCCACCGGCACTTCGTCCGGGCTGATCGGCCGCGCCGCCGACGTCACCCTCAAGGAACGCCGCACCCTGGTGCTGATGGCCCGCGAAACGCCGCTGACCCTCGCCCACCTGCGCAACATGACCGCCGTCACCGAGATGGGCGGGATCATCGCCCCGCCGGTGCCGGCGTTTTATGCCCGGCCCGAGAGCCTTGCGCAGATGGTCGATCACAGCCTCGGCAGAGTGCTCGACCTGTTCGGCCTGGATGCCGGGGTTGCCACCCGCTGGAAAGAACACCAAGAACCCAATGTGGAAATGAATACCTGTGGTGAGGGGATTTATCCCCGACCGACTGCGCAGCAGTCGCAAAACCTGTGA